GCTGGACCGCTCGTGCGGGCTGGCCGTCGACAACCTGCTCGGCGTCGAGCTGGTCACCGCCGAGGGCCGACAGGTCCACGCGAACGCCGACGAGAACCCGGACCTGTTCTGGGCGTTGCACGGCGGCGGCGGCAACTTCGGCATCGCCACCGCGCTCACCCTGAAGCTGCACGAGCTGCCCGAGTTCTCCATCGCGCTGCTGCTGTACCTGCCCGAGTTCGGCGCCGAGGTCACCCGCACCTACCGGGACGTGATCACGTACGGCCCGGACGAGGCGAGCGGCGCCGTCATCTACCTCTCCGGCCCGCCCGAGGAGTTCGTCCCGCCGCACCTGATCGGTTCGCTGCTGTGCGGGGTGCTGCTGACGTACGCCGGTGCCGAGGCGGACCTGCGCAAGCTCGCCGAACCGCTGCTGGCGCTGCCGCACGAGACGGAGGTCGTCGGGGCGATGCCGTACGCCGACGTCCAGTGCATGATCGACGATCCGCCCGGGATGCGGAACTACTGGTCGGCGGAGTACCTGACGGGCGCTCCGGACGACTTCGTGGACGTGTTCTGCGCCCGTGGCCGTGCCATGCCCGTGCCGACGGGCACCATGCACGCGCTGTTCCCGCAGGGCGGCGCGATCGGCACCGGCCCGCACGAGTACCCCGTGCCCTACCGCGACGCGCCCTGGGGTGTGCACCCCTTCGGGCTGTGGGAGGACCCGGCGGACGACGAGCGGTGCGTCCAGTGGGTCCGGGACGTCCGGGCCGCCGTACAGCCGTGGAGCACGGGCGCGGTCTACCTCAACTTCATCGGCGACGAGGGTGCCGACCGGGTCGTGGCGGGCGTGGGTGAGGACAACGCCCGGCGGCTCGCGGACGTGAAGCGGCGGTACGACCCGGACAACGTCTTCCGCTTCAACCACAACATCAAGCCGGCCTGAGAGCCGTCGGTCCGGGCCGTCGGTCCGGGCCGTCAGCCCTGCTCGTGCTCCGCCCGCGCGGCCAGCGCCGTCAGCGTCCGCTCCCCCGCCGGATCGGCCGCCGTCGCCGGGACGAGCGCGATCTCGTCGAGTCCCGCCTCCGCATAGGCGTCGATCCGGGCGCGCACGGTGTCGAGGCCGCCGACCAGGCCGACGGTGGCCGCGGCTTCCGCAGGCAGGGCGCGGACGAGGGTGACGCGGTCGGCGCCGGCCGCGGCGAGCTCGACGGCGGCCCGGAAACCGGCCTCGGCGAACACCTCGCGGTACCCCGGCACCGTCAGGTATCCGGCAATGCTGCCCAGCACCTCGGTGAGCGACTCGGGCGCCGGGTCGACGGCCGCGGGCAGCCAGGCGGCGAGCGTGGGCCGCGCACGTCCCGCCCGCTCGGCCGCAGCGTCCAGCTTGGCGCGCAGCTCACGGACCTGCTCCGGGGAGACGACGTCGAGCAGCATCCGGTCGGCGTGCGCGGCGGCCGCGGCGATCGCGCGGTCCCCGAACGCGGCCACGGTGAGCGGGCCGCCGGGCGGCGGGAGCCGGCGCCGGAAGGTGCTGCCGGGCACGACCGGCTCACCGGGTGTGCCGTGCAGCAGGGCTCGTACGGCCGCCGCGGTCTCGGTCAGGACGGCGGCGGGACGTATCCGGGGCCGCCCGTGCACGCCCTCCACGACGCGTTTGCTCGAGGTGCCCAGCGCCACGCCGACCGCCCGTCCGCCGGTGACGGCGGAGACCGACGCGGCGCCCCGGGCGAGGGTGTACGGGTCGCGCACCGACACCGGGACCGGCCCCGCCGTCAGCGCGGCCCGCTCGGTGACCCGGCCGAGCGCCGCGGCGAGCACGAAGGCGTCCCAGGTCGGCCCCTCGCCCGCCCACACCTCCCGGTAGCCGAGCCGGTCGGCGAGCGCCGCGACCCGCAGCGGCTCGTCGATCGGGCTGTCGTCCTCACGGGCCACGGCCACCACACTGAAGTCCATGGCCCGCCGCTACCCGGCGACGGCCGCCCCATGCCGGGACGGAGCTGTCACCGGAACGTCCGCGCAGGTAGCGTCCGCTGCATGGACAGCCGCACGGACCACCGATTCGACAGCCAGAGCGCCGGCATCACCGTGCGACGCGCGCTGGAGCTGCCCGGCCTGCGCAGCGGGCTCCCCGAGATCCTCGCGGGCGCCGACCGGCTGGGCCGCACGGTGCGCTGGGTG
The sequence above is a segment of the Streptomyces asoensis genome. Coding sequences within it:
- a CDS encoding FAD-binding oxidoreductase — its product is MASPSKAGAALSALREELVGDVFAPEDPGYDEARAVFNSMIDRRPAVIAQCVDESDVVRSVRFARDLDLPIAVRGGGHSVAGMALGDGALVVDLRHMRAVTVDPAAEAVRVAGGATMSDLDRACQPHGLATTGGRASTTGVGGFVLGGGTGWLDRSCGLAVDNLLGVELVTAEGRQVHANADENPDLFWALHGGGGNFGIATALTLKLHELPEFSIALLLYLPEFGAEVTRTYRDVITYGPDEASGAVIYLSGPPEEFVPPHLIGSLLCGVLLTYAGAEADLRKLAEPLLALPHETEVVGAMPYADVQCMIDDPPGMRNYWSAEYLTGAPDDFVDVFCARGRAMPVPTGTMHALFPQGGAIGTGPHEYPVPYRDAPWGVHPFGLWEDPADDERCVQWVRDVRAAVQPWSTGAVYLNFIGDEGADRVVAGVGEDNARRLADVKRRYDPDNVFRFNHNIKPA
- a CDS encoding LLM class F420-dependent oxidoreductase, whose protein sequence is MDFSVVAVAREDDSPIDEPLRVAALADRLGYREVWAGEGPTWDAFVLAAALGRVTERAALTAGPVPVSVRDPYTLARGAASVSAVTGGRAVGVALGTSSKRVVEGVHGRPRIRPAAVLTETAAAVRALLHGTPGEPVVPGSTFRRRLPPPGGPLTVAAFGDRAIAAAAAHADRMLLDVVSPEQVRELRAKLDAAAERAGRARPTLAAWLPAAVDPAPESLTEVLGSIAGYLTVPGYREVFAEAGFRAAVELAAAGADRVTLVRALPAEAAATVGLVGGLDTVRARIDAYAEAGLDEIALVPATAADPAGERTLTALAARAEHEQG